The genomic interval TTAGGATAATGATATTTCTTAGGCACAGTGGCAGGTCTCCATCCCTAAGCACACCCAGTGAAGGTGCTACCATTGTGTTTCTCGATGTTCTGTAAGTGGGTGAGACTGCTTGCTAGGATTTGATTCAGAAATGTCCCCAGCACTGTTGTGTGCTATTAACCCTTCAGGACGTAGGACCTGGctggtgaaaaaaataaaacaaaaactttcttttggggggggtgtttgtttgtttgagatagggtttctctgtgtagccctggctaagaTGTCTTTTTCTAATTGTGTTTTAGACACTTTGAGATTGCTTCAGAGTTGGACGCCAGGACATGCCCGAACCAAAGAAGCAGCATGTATGTGGCACAGTGTCAAGCAGCTGCTGGCTGGGCTAAATTTTAGGTTCTATCCTATGAAGAGAAAACCAAGGTAGTGGCCTGTGCTCCATACTGCTCAAGCCTGAGATGCAGCTGAAGCATTACCTCTTCCCTGGTGTGTCTGCCTTACCTTTTGAGACCAGAGCTATGGAGCTGAGCAAGGCTCCATCTGTCCTGCAAGCATTGACTGGGAGGAATAGAGACCTCTACCTCAACCCCAAGTTCTTCCCAGCCATCCTGGCTTCCTTCACCTTTAGATTCATTTCTTCACTCCATCTGAAGATGTCACCCTGTACACCCTCCCTTCCCCGAGGGTTACCCACCACCTCTGGatcattctgtcttttctttcctctcagtcTGCCCAGTAAAGgttgaggaaggaaaaaaaaaaaaatcaatgacttaAAGAATGCAGGCTAGCTTTACTGGAAACGGTGGCAAGAATCAGAAAAAGCTGAAAGGGGACACAAGCACATGGGCCCACAGAATTGAAACACTTTCCAGAAGTATTAGCAACACACAAACAGCTCAACACGGCTCCAGTGAAAGATGCTACAAGCTCTCTCAACTAGTTGATGTCTGGGTGGTGTTGTCTAGCTCTTTGGcacaactcactatgtagccacgGAACTGCTTCTCTACCCTTCATGACCCCATAGTTTATGATCAGGTCCCTGGCCCTTTAGCTCTTCTCTTCCTGTCGGGCCTTCTCTGTTCTCCGAGGCAGACCTCGCCGATACCTGGGCTGTAAAATGAGCAATACTACAAGAAAGGTAACACCAAAGGCTGCTCTGTAGTCCCCGGTCCAGCAACCACTGAGAAAGGCTCTGTTCTTGTCCTAGAACACAGAGTGCTCACCCCATGCCCCAAAAGAACTGCTTAGTCCAAAAGATGGAGAAGATGAGCAGCAGGGTGACACTGAGGATGACAGCCATCAGATAGGCAAAGATCCGGAAGTGAGGGTTACGGACACACTCTCTGAGAGAATAGTGACTAGGGATGGGCACCGGCCTGGTGTCAGGAGCTGTGTCCTGAGGGAACCCAGTCTGGCTTCCAGGCTCAGGGCCAAGGTCCAGAGTGTAGACCCGAGGCTGACGCAGGAAGTAGCGGCTCTTGGGCTGGTCCTTGAGACAGAGCTGGTGGCCCTCGAGGATGACATGATGGGGCTCTAGGCGGAGGAGGGTCAGCATGGCAGTGTCTGTAGGCAAGTCAGTGACCGGTTGTCCTGAAGCCAGCACGGTGGGCTGACGACAGAGTGGGCAGAGCAAGCGGCGCCTGGCCGGGGTCACCAGGCTGAGGTGGGCCAGGCATTCCACGCAGAAGGAGTGACAGCAGTCTAGCACTTTGGGGGTGTGGAATGTGTTGTTGAATGGGTTCCAGCAGACAGGGCACTCAGCTCTGAGCTCCTGGCCCTGTGGCTCGCTCATCCTCTGATCACATACAGGGAGCCAGCACCTCACGAGGATGCCCTGgtagaggggagaaagagaaagtataCCCATGGAGTGCTGTCCCTGGACTTGGCCTGCAGCTGTCAGTTCTGAAAGGATAAAAGCTATCCACCCACATTTCACAGGTGGAGGAATGGATGTCTGAAAGCATTTTGTCCAAAAGCACACAGTCCTGGGGTCACAGACTCAAGTCTGACGCTACACAGCTGCccaccctcccctccaccccccggGGTGAAGGAGTGAGCAACCCTATGGGTCACCTTTCCAGCAGCACCAGAATGAGCAGGCAGTGGAGGGGACAGGGCTGGGGCTTTTGAGATGCTAAAAATGTAGCCAAATGCTCCCTGCATTGGCGCTAGGCTGTCTTTGCTCTATGGAGCAAGAGAGAACGACACATTCAGTGAGTTTTGCTAAAGAACAGGTGCTTCCTTCCCTGCAAACTCAATTCCCTGAGTAGAGCAGAGATGGGCTCTGTTCCTCCTCCGGTGACAAATGCCAGCCCCCCTTTCTGCTCTTTCCTTTGGGGCTAGCAGCCAGCTCTTCACACCCAGCTGACTAGTTCTGATCCCAGTGAACAATTCTTGAGAAGACTCCCCTAACCCAGCCCCCCAGATCAGCTCTGTGTGTCTCTTCCTAGTTCTCTGCCTCCCCTGGCTCCTCCCACTttctcccagcacccacctgggtTTCTGTGAATTGTagtagaggaagcagagagacccGCTTTGAAGGGTCTGAGTTTccagcctctccctctcctgaaTCCGCCTAGCTTTGGGGAACTGCCGCCTTGCCACCAACCCCAGGGCCGTTTCCATGACAGCATGCTCACAGCACCTGGAGCTGCCAGGTAGTCCTGGCTGCAGCCTCAGCACACTTGCCTGGAGTCAAAGCCAGAGTGGTGCCTGGGAGGCCCAaatgagacacacagagaagcatgcatgaccaccaccacccccaacacgtccccaaacacacacagggtGTGGCTAGCAATTGAATGTAGAGCAGATACAGGTCCAAAAGTGGCCCTTTTCATACCTGAAATCACCagattggaaaggaaagggtgaCAGTTTCCTCTTTCTAGATCACCATGAGGACAAGTCTTCTGGGTTTCCTCTCTCTTGGGCCCTCGTTTCTTTTCTAAAAGGCTGGCATCTCCTCCTTGCACACGGAGCTGCCTGACATGTGCTCCGCTTGCCGCCAACACCTAAAAGATCTGACTACCAAAACTTCCCCAAGCCTCCTTGTCACCTCCCCTTTTAACTTGGCAGCTGCAGCCAAAGTAGGCAACCCTTTAGGACAGGGACAGTCAACAATCCCAGAGAGGGCCTTTCGCACAGCCTTGAAGAGAAGCGCTCTGGCCCCGCTTCCTCATTTCAAGCTTATACTGGCCATTTTAAATGATTTGAGGAGCTGAGTGGCTGTCTGCaggggttggggtaggggtgggggtaaGGGTGGGGTCTACTTAAGAAAACTACTTCTCCATCGAAACCATTCGCCTTACATGGAAACGAGAAGTGATTCCGGCTGGTTACAACACTGGGGGTGACACTGGGACATGGTTTTGGAATTCTATTCTACCACTTGcagtcacagacacagaagaTGTCCATTCAGGCTACCTGCAGGGTATGTGGAAAGAGCTAAATAGGAGGTGTTCCTGTTTCCTCGGAGATTCCATGCCTCAGTAAAGACTCCAGGTAGGAAACCAGGAGATTTGTAAGGGAAGAATTCAGGGTAGTTCCACTTCCTTAGAGAACTGATGTGATGTGATGCTCTATACCCTGACCAAATTGATGCTTGAAGCAAAACCTGTGTCCACTTTTACCCCGGGCCTCCTGGATTTATCTAGATCTTAATCTCTGCTCCAAAGATGAAACTCCAAaaatgtttcatctttaaggagAAGACATTCAAGGAGAGATGGTACAGCCATAACCAAAGAGGGGAGAGCCATTAGAATTTGTGCAGATGCCCCATGCAATGAGCTGTTGTTCACCCACCCAATCACTGAGTGCTTACCACATGACAGGTGCTGTACCAGATACTGGAAGATAAAGGGGAAGAAAATTgacctcctcttttctctcatgACATTCATAGGCTGTTGAGGCAAAAACAATATCTCACGAGtaacaagaaacaaataacatAGATCTCactataatatatatcatatgtgtatatCTTTCATTATAATATAAATCATGTATTATATGCCTTTATATTAGTAATAgcatgtaccatcacacccaCTGAAATACATGATTTTAAGGAAtgctataaagaaagaaaaagaaaatgggccTGGAACGGAAGCTTTCTCCAAAGAGGTGATGTGATTGCTAACTCAGCCAGAcagagtggaggaagaggatgcCAGCCCAGGGAACAGCACATCCCCAAAAGCCCAGAGTTCTCAGGTGAGTTGCCAGTGTGAGGATGTGAAAGAGCAGACTGAAGGGCTGAAGGGCTGGGGAAAGCAAGAGTCCAAAGCAGGAGGCAAAGTCTGTCAAGTCCCCAAACTCGTTTGAGTTTTATTGATAGGGTATAACTAATCCTTgacttcttttcatttgtttggaggCTTTTTTATTTGACATTCGGTCTTATGctatagctcaggctgccttGAAATTGCGGTTTAGCCAGACTGAGCTTGTGGAAATGAAGATCAGTTACAGCTACAACCGTTAGTTCAAGTGTATAATAGTGATGTCTGATGTAGGTCAGGTGAGAGGGTAGCAGAAAGAATATGACACGCAATGAACATTTGATAAAAAATGTTCAGCACCTCCAGCCTCAGGGAAATGTAAGTTAACACTCTATTGAGATTGCACCTTGCCTAGTCTGAATGACTATCAATAAAACGAAGAACAGTGAGTGACAAGGTGTCCATTCAGGTGCTCCATGAGaaacttgccaccaagcctaatgacctgagttccactccctggacccacatagtagaaagaaagaaccaacttccaTAAGTTGTTGgattccctgagactggagttacaaacagtcgtgagccaccatatgggtactggctatcaaacctgggtcctctggttcaagcaaccaatgctcttgaaacaccaagccatctttccagcactgGTGCTTAAAGTCTTTAAGAGGGCTAAAACATCCCAAAGTCCACAGTACCATTTCATACAACTCTAGGCTAACCTAAAATCTATAATCTATAGTGAATATATGaaggatgtcttagtcagggtttctattcctgcacaaacatcatgaccaagaagcaagttggggaggaaagggtttattcagcttacacttccacattgctgttcatcaccaaaggaagtcaggattggaattCAAACaggtcaggagctgatgcagaggccatggagagatgttccttactggcttgcttcccctggcttgctcagcttgctttcttatagaacctaagactaccaacccagggatggcaccacccacaatgggccctcctcccttgatcaccaacctaggaaatgccttacagctggatctcatggaggcatttcctcacctgaagctccttctctgtgataactccagcctgtgtcgagttgacacacaaaaccagccagtacagaagatGTAGGGGTAACTACAAAGAGCaactggaagaaaaggaaatatcaCATGCTTCTCATATGTGGAATAGAGACACCTAT from Mastomys coucha isolate ucsf_1 unplaced genomic scaffold, UCSF_Mcou_1 pScaffold18, whole genome shotgun sequence carries:
- the Rnf183 gene encoding E3 ubiquitin-protein ligase RNF183: MSEPQGQELRAECPVCWNPFNNTFHTPKVLDCCHSFCVECLAHLSLVTPARRRLLCPLCRQPTVLASGQPVTDLPTDTAMLTLLRLEPHHVILEGHQLCLKDQPKSRYFLRQPRVYTLDLGPEPGSQTGFPQDTAPDTRPVPIPSHYSLRECVRNPHFRIFAYLMAVILSVTLLLIFSIFWTKQFFWGMG